The Brassica rapa cultivar Chiifu-401-42 chromosome A10, CAAS_Brap_v3.01, whole genome shotgun sequence genome segment acataacaatcaaaatccaagagatgaacttctcaagagagttcttgtgtctttctcaatagatcaaaagataaaagataatctgccactggtggctacaaaagatgtttaaaacataggtttttccaagtgcaaaacgtccaaaataaattgcaaaaagggccttaagaaatcatgattttcggcagcaaaataacgcggagcgacttgcaggtgtcgctccgggaagtcgctccagggccgatttttggtgtgtccgggcgagaggtcgcgagcgactttggtgtgtcgctccaacgggtcgctctggatcgggagcgaccttggtaggtcgctctgagaggtcgctccaggcttcgcttcgtgtcgtctcgccatagagacgcgagcgacctcggggtgtcgctttgggaggtcgctccgagaagggtgtgagatgcgagcgacctcggtGCGTCGCTCTGGGCAAGTCGCTCTAGCTTCCTACGGGATGAATATGGCGAGCGACTTCACGGGGTCGCTCTagctaggtcgctctgagaggtgctttggagcgacctcatgacgtcgctgcggaacctcgctcccatgctctgctcgtccaatgatcacctgtttcacgtcctttaagctccaaatgcatccaaatgtccccaagaactccatgtggcactccaacacctaatgaggacaatgaatgcaaaatgcaacctagacatggctaaatcctaatctatatgatgaaaatgctaatggatgaatggataaaacaatgcaaatatgcaagatatcaataattcaaaagataaattattatgtatatttagATATGTTGGATAAATATATTGctatattttattagatattttagCCGTGTAACATTTAATCTTAGCAtctaattcaaatatttattactgTTTGTTATTTATGGTTTGTTACGACACACCAAAAAATTATTGTAGCCGGCTAACTCAATTTACATTAcaatctctttatttataatccGTATAAATGAAACCATATATGTATCAGTTTTGTCAACTGGTCTTGGCATATAAAATAATATCCGGCTAAAATTTGTATTGTCTCGAAAAAATGTAAATGTCTATCCAACAAGAGCAAACACTATCAAACCAATCACTGAACTTGCCTGCAAAAATGAACCAGTGTGAGATGTGGTAGAATGTCAAACAATGAACTTGCATGAACAAAAGCTAAAAAATTAAACCTTCCAAAAATCGTAGCACATGCTTGACCATTTTCATTTGGCTGAGAATAGACTACATCAGATCCCGAAAAACGCATCACAACACAAGCCATAGTCACTAGACAAAATAACTATAGATCGTTCTTGAAAATAGGTTAATTAGATGGTTAAGTTTTGAGTTATCTGTTAGAGGAGACTGAAAAGATTAccaacataataaaaaaatctttgCCAACAGAAGAATGGGAAACTAAGATTGAGGCTTATAGAATTTTGAATTCCTCATCATGTTTCTCTGTTGTAGAATCAGCATCCGATACAGTTGGCGGGTCAGCTTGAGTTAATATCAAGGGGCAGATACCAATTgatataacaaagaaaaaaacatttattggAACGATAGACACCACACCACTACATCAAAACTTTCATCGAAAATCTACTAAAGCAAGAAAACAATCAAGTACGAAAACACAGAGCAATCAAAGAAAATAgttggaaaaaaattaaagagtgggttttgaccaaaaaaaaattaaagactaGGCAAAAAAGAATACAATCCATAGCGTTCTTTTCAGTGGACATTACCAATCTTCAAGATAAAAATTGTTGGTCTTTCTCTCTTGCCTCCATGATGCTTATTCTTCTACCATCTCTTCACGCTTCTTCCTCCCTACGAGCTTCTCGGTCAACAAATGGAGTCGAGCATGCACGTTGGGGCAGAGATTGAGGAGCGTGAATACACGCGCCACCGCGAGCTCGACGAAGAGGAGGGAGAAGGTGGGGGTTTCTTATTCAGAAAAATCCATTAAACCTTTTGAAAATCAGTAATATGACACAACAATTACAAAGTATCAAGCTGGGTATAAGGAAGAGAGAGTACGAATTTGCAGAGATAGAGGGTATTAAAACAAGTTTAGTAGAGGAAAGAGGTGAGTGTAATACAAAAAGTAATTAATATCTTTGACATTGGAATAAGAAAAATGATTTCGTTCGAGATATgttgtgaaaataaatttttgctAAAGctataaaaaattacaaagatTATTAGTATTTTGGTAGCATAATAACATAGGGGTAGAAGAGTCCAAAACATTTATCAAACAGTGCCACACAGTATTTTagggtatataactaaatacacTAAAAAGCTTTGGTAGGGAGTGCAAATActctattatttttaataaataaaaagatattaataCACTATATTGTTAGTATATCCAAGCTGGGTCATCCAACGGTCTAGGGTGATGCATTTGATAAATCTTGTGACCTAAATAAAGTTTATGTAAATAACTATGTATTAATCGATTTTTGTATAGTGGATAGTCGCGTAAAACGTACATCAACTAAAGTAGTAATAGTGTTTGAGTGGtgagaatataaaaataatggaTCTATACTAATGAGCCAGCAAGTGGAAGGATCCTATCCAATCCTATCTTGTTCTGCTTTTAAAAAGACAAGACATGTGATTGACATTGGACACACTATAAAACCTGGTTCTTAAACTGGCGCGCCAACTGAATCAAATCTAATACCGAGTGTTTGCTATGTTAATAATTTATCATAGACTTCAATTTTCtcttatattaataataaaaccttttttatttgtcaatatactatttttattatttcttccaGAAACGTGAATGCATGGCCGGCGATGAACATAGAGAGATCAGTGAAAAATTGACCAATATTCTCCAATTTTTTAAGATAATATTTAAACCTAAATTCtcaaatttacaatttttatcgAAACTTTCACTACATCGTTTACAGTCCTAAAATTTTAGGATCAGTTCTGCATGAATAGCTTTTCCAGAGAAAGAGGAGATATTTCAACAAAAATGCAacctgaaaatataaaatttcgaAAAAGCAAAGGAATTCAATTAaccaaaatagaaaataaatatttatgcaaTTTCCATTTTCCTAATCACGTACATAGATTTGTTGATTAGGCCAAAGTAAAAAATCTAACGTGTAGCTGTAGCCGAGTTATCACCTTGCGTctcatataaaataaagatcCCACctgctttcttttcttctctgcAACTCCATTAACAAACATCTAACCATCTCTTCAGTTTACGTTAACTCTCGACGAGACCTTCAATTCTGAGTCAGCCACTGATCTGAAAGCAGGAAAGATCAAAACTTTAACAGTAAACATGGAGATTGGTTTccaagaaaatgatcaaaatcaAGAACTTGACTCTCACGTTACGCATCTTATGGAGATTAGTTCTGGGTATTACGGGTAAACAACACTCATCAAATCTTCTTTTCAAACTTCTTCTTTGTTGGTCACTAaagctaagtttttttttcccttcTTTTCCTTCTTTTGTCTTTAGGTGCTCACATTATAGAAGACGATGCAAGATCAGAGCACCATGCTGTGATGAAGTATTCGATTGCAGACACTGCCACAACGAAGCTAAGGTATAAAGTTTGTGTTTAGATGCTCATATTTACTTATGCCCTGTTCGTTACGCTACCGCTGCGATAGCTTTCAGCGATCAAAAAATAGACATCAACTGAAGTAACTGAATTGATGGAAAATGAAGAAGGTGACGCTGCGACTGTTTTTATATGTGTTTGCCGCTGCCATTGGTGTCGCTGAAAAAAACAACGGCAGTTGGAATGAAGGCTGCTGCTACTTTTTACGGTGTTTCCGTCATTGTTGTTTACACGCGCGTGCAAAAAGTTTAAGCAGTTAGTTATATTTTTAGTCGCCGGTCGCGAACGCAGCGGTTCAAAAACGAACAGGCCTTTAATTTCCCACCATATTATATTAACATCCATTGTACAGATGTGAAAGAACAATTTTGGGTTACATAAGTGAAGATTATATAAAAGTGAAACTAATGTGttctgtttgttttttttttttgtttttttttgaaaacttatGTGTTCTGTTTGTTTCCACAGGATTCTCTTCAAACTGAACAGCTCCTTAGACATGATCTTCCTCGACATGATGTTTCCAAGGTTTCGAGATCATATTGAGGGTTATGTATATGTAGATTCTGTTTGTTCACCGTGATAACATTTCTAGTCTTgcctttgttttattttcagcTCATATGCTCGCTTTGTGAGACAGAACAAGACGTGAGTATCAGTTTTTATGTGTGTAACACTGTAACCATGTTTCTTGATGCTGACCTCTGATTGTTTTCTTCAGGTCCAGCAAAACTGCTCCACTTGTGGTGTATGTATGGGGAAGTACTTCTGCTCAAAATGCAAATTTTTCGACGATGATGTAAGCTTCTCCAATCGATTTATTTCTTATAAACTGGAAGTTGTACCAACAAAACTCAACACTGGCTGTTTCAGCTTTCCAAGAAGCAATATCACTGCGATGACTGTGGGATATGCAGGTAGATAAACTGAATTTGTGGTTACCAACTAATAAACAGAGTCTTTATCTTAATTGTTGATATGTTCGTTTAATAGGACCGGAGGAAAAGAAAACTTCTTCCATTGCAAAAGATGTCGTAAGAGAGACAAAACTTTATGTGCTTATTTCTAGAAAATGCTCGcatctttctttgtttttgacatcttattttgtttccttgaaACAGGATGTTGCTACTCCAAAGTTTTGGAGGACAAGCACCGGTGTCTGGAAGGCGCATTGCATCACAATTGCCCGGTTTGTTTTGAGGtaaaataatcaaaatctaACCCATTTCTTAACTGACTCAACATAGTTGCGTCCTGATTTAAGTTTGTCTGTTCTCAGTATCTTTTTGATTCGACAAGAGATATCACGGTCCTGCGATGTGGTCACGCTATGCATTTAGAATGTACCAAAGATATGGGGCTGCATAACCGGTAAAAGAACTCACAAGTCTTTTATGACGCTAGCCATTGATAAACAAACACTAAAACTTTTACTTTTGTTGTTGTAGATACACATGCCCTTTATGCTCTAAATCGATATGTGACATGTCCAGCGTGTGGAAGAAACTTGATGAAGAGGTAAAAGGCTTCATAATATAACTCTATTGTACAGTTCTCTTATGTTCACTGAATCTTACATTCAAATTTGTGAAGGTTGCTGCTTACAAAATCCCAAAAGTGTACGAAGACAAGATGGTAAGTGAGATTGAGTATCAATATTGCATTCACGAGTTTGTGTGTTTGCTTATGTGATTGGATTGAAGCAGGTATGGATTCTTTGCAACGACTGTGGTTCAAACACGAATGTTCGGTTTCATTTGATCGCGCATAAGTGCAGTAGCTGCGGTTCATACAATACTAGAAAGACGCAGAGAGGACCTAATACTCACTCTTGCTCTTCAGGAGGTCCTCAGGTTGTTGGTTTAACCGGTTAGCTAAAACCTGAACCAGAACTGGTTTGGTGTCTGAATTTCCCAAGGGGAGACTATCTGTGTACTTTCTTAACTATAGTATTAGTTAATGAACCAGGCAAATCCATGAGTTATATAGACAAGAAGATCCGGCTTCAGATCTTCAGGACCCACCCGAACCGACAAAGAAATAGCTTCGAGTTTTCAGACCTTTACGTTGTTGGGTTTTACTAACGACTTCTCACCCATTTCTCCCTAAAagcaacaatattaattaaattatctcaaagttaaaaaatcattatagcGCATCCCCACAAAGGCGACAAGCAAGTAAGCAACCTCTTTAATTACTAAATTTCAGTTACTGCGCGCAGACAAAAACAAATTACATTATGAAGCTAAAGTCTTGAGCTTCAGAGATTAACATAATATCAGTGGGAAAAACCCTCAACataataaaaacaagaaaagaaaccGTAATTCAACACATCATGGAGCCAAACACATGAGTGTGAAAACGGATTTGAGATACAAAAccctcaaaaagaaaaaaaaaacacagcaaGCATCGCTAGAGAAATAAACAAGATAGCGAACTCTCACACATAGCATTAACTCTCCATTGACTTGGAGGTCAAACCAGGggagtttttttcatttttttttcaatagtttaaatctaaaccctaaatggATCAAACTCTGTCTCCACAATGACGCATAATCAAAAGCCTTAATGTACAAAAGATCACTCCCACTTGAACCCTAAGTGGGAGTTAATCTTGAAACTGACCTAAGTAAATGGTATATCAGATGACTATTAGTACTACAACTTTAGAGTAAAAATCAGTAGCCAGagttgtgttgtgttgtgttgatCGTTGGTCAGTGGAGAAGAACTTTCTGATACTTAGCCTCTGAATGTGACCCATCTGAGAACACTCTCGTCCTGTTGAATTTTCCACACCCATTGTTGACGTTAGGACACTGGACGGTGACTGGAGGGATCTCGAAAGTCTTGAGAGGCGGTGGCGGATATCGCCATTGAGGCAATGGACCAGCTAAGAGCAGTGTCTGAAGCAGAGGCCCTGCCTTTAAAACAGCTTCTAGAAGTTTACCCTTCTCAGGCAGTGGCTTGTCTGGAAGCAGTGGATCCATAATCTCAGCTTCCGAGACTTCTTCAGGCTGAGATGGTTGTGGGTTTATGACGTGATCAGTGGGTGACATGAAGCTCTCTTCGCAGTCCGAGGAGGAGAAGCTCTTGTTTGATGCTAGTTTTTGAGGCTGCAATGTTTCATCATCAATGCTTGAGGCTCCGGATAAAGGAGGAGTCATATGCTTCTGTTGTTGACGCGAGAGGTTATCGAACATGAGGCGCTGACATTTCTCGAGAGCTTCGTCTCTTTCTTTAATGGTTTTGGTTAATATGTCTTTAAGATTGATGAGTTGTTCATCTCTCTTCCTTATTTCCTCATGAGCaaacatttttgtttgttctaGCTCTAGTGTTGTGCACAGAAGAGAGTGTCTTAATTCTTCTGTAGACTGTAAATTTCACAAaagtacaaataaataaataaatagacaaaaaagaaagaaacagaggaaaaagTAAATAAGCTAGATGGGACAGAACAGAGGAAAAAAACAGGGGACACCTGCATGAACAATCACTCATTGATCGCTACTGGTTAAACTCTGTACTTTTGAGATGTGTTATTAACATTTATCACAAACTAGCAAGGATTTGAGTTATCGAGTTGCAGGTTAATAAACTCATTATGAGCAACTAAGCTACAACATTTGGTGATTATGCTTGACTTCAGAGAAAATGTAAACAAAACATGTTCTTTTTAGTTAGGTGACTTCCAAAAATCCTAAACACATCAAGGACTGAGTTACCTAGTTGCAGATTAAGACCACCATTCTGTAAAACTTTATGGATCTTAGCAACTAGGTCTACATAACTGGCTGTTAATTAAATagaccaagaagaagaagaaataaaaccGTCAAGAAATTTCTTGTTTTGGACAAGACATTATTGGCCAAATTAAGCAAAATCAAAACTGAAAGAAAGATAAAGCAAAAGCAGAAGAAGAACACTATTTTGGAGGGAATAGAGGAAACTCAACTTTAGAAATAATGTTTAAAACTTACCTTTCCATGAGAGTAGTAAGGCCAGCCAAGAAGAGCACTGATTTGGTTATCCATA includes the following:
- the LOC103845501 gene encoding E3 ubiquitin-protein ligase RZFP34 isoform X4, giving the protein MEIGFQENDQNQELDSHVTHLMEISSGYYGCSHYRRRCKIRAPCCDEVFDCRHCHNEAKDSLQTEQLLRHDLPRHDVSKLICSLCETEQDVQQNCSTCGVCMGKYFCSKCKFFDDDLSKKQYHCDDCGICRTGGKENFFHCKRCRCCYSKVLEDKHRCLEGALHHNCPVCFEYLFDSTRDITVLRCGHAMHLECTKDMGLHNRYTCPLCSKSICDMSSVWKKLDEEVAAYKIPKVYEDKMVWILCNDCGSNTNVRFHLIAHKCSSCGSYNTRKTQRGPNTHSCSSGGPQVVGLTG
- the LOC103845501 gene encoding E3 ubiquitin-protein ligase RZFP34 isoform X3, whose amino-acid sequence is MEIGFQENDQNQELDSHVTHLMEISSGYYGCSHYRRRCKIRAPCCDEVFDCRHCHNEAKDSLQTEQLLRHDLPRHDVSKLICSLCETEQDVQQNCSTCGVCMGKYFCSKCKFFDDDVSFSNRFISYKLEVVPTKLNTGCFSFPRSNITAMTVGYAGCCYSKVLEDKHRCLEGALHHNCPVCFEYLFDSTRDITVLRCGHAMHLECTKDMGLHNRYTCPLCSKSICDMSSVWKKLDEEVAAYKIPKVYEDKMVWILCNDCGSNTNVRFHLIAHKCSSCGSYNTRKTQRGPNTHSCSSGGPQVVGLTG
- the LOC103845501 gene encoding E3 ubiquitin-protein ligase RZFP34 isoform X1, which gives rise to MIKIKNLTLTLRILWRLVLGITGKQHSSNLLFKLLLCWSLKLSFFFPSFPSFVFRCSHYRRRCKIRAPCCDEVFDCRHCHNEAKDSLQTEQLLRHDLPRHDVSKLICSLCETEQDVQQNCSTCGVCMGKYFCSKCKFFDDDVSFSNRFISYKLEVVPTKLNTGCFSFPRSNITAMTVGYAGCCYSKVLEDKHRCLEGALHHNCPVCFEYLFDSTRDITVLRCGHAMHLECTKDMGLHNRYTCPLCSKSICDMSSVWKKLDEEVAAYKIPKVYEDKMVWILCNDCGSNTNVRFHLIAHKCSSCGSYNTRKTQRGPNTHSCSSGGPQVVGLTG
- the LOC103845501 gene encoding E3 ubiquitin-protein ligase RZFP34 isoform X2 → MIKIKNLTLTLRILWRLVLGITGKQHSSNLLFKLLLCWSLKLSFFFPSFPSFVFRCSHYRRRCKIRAPCCDEVFDCRHCHNEAKDSLQTEQLLRHDLPRHDVSKLICSLCETEQDVQQNCSTCGVCMGKYFCSKCKFFDDDLSKKQYHCDDCGICRTGGKENFFHCKRCRCCYSKVLEDKHRCLEGALHHNCPVCFEYLFDSTRDITVLRCGHAMHLECTKDMGLHNRYTCPLCSKSICDMSSVWKKLDEEVAAYKIPKVYEDKMVWILCNDCGSNTNVRFHLIAHKCSSCGSYNTRKTQRGPNTHSCSSGGPQVVGLTG
- the LOC103845501 gene encoding E3 ubiquitin-protein ligase RZFP34 isoform X5; the protein is MIKIKNLTLTLRILWRLVLGITGAHIIEDDARSEHHAVMKYSIADTATTKLRILFKLNSSLDMIFLDMMFPSSYARFVRQNKTSSKTAPLVVYVWGSTSAQNANFSTMIFPRSNITAMTVGYAGCCYSKVLEDKHRCLEGALHHNCPVCFEYLFDSTRDITVLRCGHAMHLECTKDMGLHNRYTCPLCSKSICDMSSVWKKLDEEVAAYKIPKVYEDKMVWILCNDCGSNTNVRFHLIAHKCSSCGSYNTRKTQRGPNTHSCSSGGPQVVGLTG
- the LOC103845500 gene encoding uncharacterized protein LOC103845500 → MDNQISALLGWPYYSHGKSTEELRHSLLCTTLELEQTKMFAHEEIRKRDEQLINLKDILTKTIKERDEALEKCQRLMFDNLSRQQQKHMTPPLSGASSIDDETLQPQKLASNKSFSSSDCEESFMSPTDHVINPQPSQPEEVSEAEIMDPLLPDKPLPEKGKLLEAVLKAGPLLQTLLLAGPLPQWRYPPPPLKTFEIPPVTVQCPNVNNGCGKFNRTRVFSDGSHSEAKYQKVLLH